The proteins below come from a single Leifsonia sp. 1010 genomic window:
- a CDS encoding Gfo/Idh/MocA family oxidoreductase, producing MTQAVAIVGAGRMGRAHAAAWAANDVPVLYAVSPRRRPDLPEAPDARWATRLAEALDDPAVTIVSICTPTPSHADLAIQALEAGRHVLLEKPIALTVEDAERVQAAAARARGTLMVAHVVRFFPGYAALAERVAAGAVGRPRVVRASRISAAPVGYDWLEDESRSGGMLVDFAIHDIDQASSYLGRAVAVTSIPSAGAGFGVPVMTTIEYEGGGVAQVLSVSDLPEGQAFRTTFEVVGDTGVDAAEPEAGDAFAGQARYFLDCVTAGVPTTRAPVSSAVEALRVAVAARESARTGRRILLPR from the coding sequence ATGACCCAGGCCGTCGCCATCGTCGGCGCCGGCCGGATGGGCCGGGCGCACGCGGCGGCATGGGCGGCCAACGACGTCCCGGTGCTGTACGCGGTGTCGCCGCGACGCCGTCCGGATCTCCCGGAGGCGCCCGACGCCCGCTGGGCCACCCGGCTGGCGGAGGCGCTCGACGACCCCGCCGTCACCATCGTCTCCATCTGCACCCCGACCCCGTCGCATGCCGACCTGGCCATCCAGGCGCTCGAGGCGGGTCGTCACGTACTGCTCGAGAAGCCCATCGCGCTGACCGTGGAGGACGCCGAGCGTGTGCAGGCCGCGGCGGCCCGGGCGCGTGGGACGCTGATGGTCGCGCACGTCGTCCGGTTCTTCCCCGGCTACGCGGCACTCGCGGAACGCGTCGCGGCCGGGGCCGTCGGCCGTCCACGCGTGGTGCGCGCGTCGCGGATCTCGGCGGCGCCGGTCGGCTATGACTGGCTGGAGGACGAATCGCGGTCCGGCGGGATGCTCGTCGACTTCGCGATCCACGACATCGACCAGGCGTCCTCCTACCTCGGTCGCGCTGTCGCCGTGACCAGCATCCCGTCGGCGGGTGCGGGCTTCGGCGTCCCGGTCATGACGACGATCGAGTACGAGGGCGGCGGCGTCGCCCAGGTGCTCAGCGTGTCCGACCTCCCCGAGGGCCAGGCCTTCCGCACGACGTTCGAGGTCGTCGGCGACACGGGGGTGGATGCGGCGGAGCCGGAGGCCGGCGACGCGTTCGCCGGGCAGGCGCGCTACTTCCTCGACTGCGTGACCGCGGGCGTGCCGACCACCCGAGCGCCCGTCTCCTCCGCGGTCGAGGCACTGCGTGTGGCCGTCGCGGCGCGGGAGTCCGCGCGCACCGGGCGACGAATCCTGCTGCCCCGGTAG
- a CDS encoding alpha-glucosidase, with product MSDKWWQSAVVYQVYPRSFADSDGDGIGDLRGVIEHLDYLNELGVDVVWLSPIYASPHDDNGYDISDYRAIDPLFGTFDDFDELLEGMHARGMKLVMDLVVNHTSDEHPWFIESASSTDNPKRDWYWWRPAREGTQPGEQGAEPTNWGSFFSGPAWQLDPQTGEYYLHLFSRKQPDLNWENPEVRDAVYEMMNWWLDRGVDGFRMDVINFISKVTSLPDGVVPEGALYGDAYPYFAQGPRIHEFLHEMHERVFAGREDRYLTVGEMPGVDIEQARRFTDPRNGELDMVFQFEHVDLDHGPGGKWDHRPLSVLDLKRNLSTWQEGLADLGWNSLYWNNHDQPRVVSRFGDDGEHRIPSAKALGTVLHLMRGTPYVYQGEELGMTNVPFSSIDDFRDIESLNHYAEAVDILGAPAEDVLAALRRTSRDNARTPMQWTSGPHAGFTTGTPWITVNPNAAEINAEAEVADPNSVFAHYRALIDLRHRSEVVATGDYALVLPEHPQVFAYTRSLGERSLLVLANLSSEPATFDAAQLPAWAVGGGDARAAELVLSNLGSATEATSGSLRPWEAVVYSRA from the coding sequence GTGAGCGACAAGTGGTGGCAGTCGGCGGTCGTCTATCAGGTCTATCCGCGCAGCTTCGCGGACAGCGACGGAGACGGGATCGGTGACCTGCGCGGGGTGATCGAGCACCTCGACTACCTGAACGAACTCGGCGTCGACGTGGTCTGGCTCTCGCCGATCTACGCGTCCCCGCACGACGACAACGGCTACGACATCAGCGACTACCGCGCGATCGACCCGCTGTTCGGCACGTTCGACGACTTCGACGAACTCCTCGAAGGGATGCACGCCCGCGGCATGAAGCTGGTCATGGACCTCGTCGTCAACCACACGTCCGACGAGCATCCGTGGTTCATCGAGTCGGCGTCCTCCACCGACAACCCCAAGCGCGACTGGTACTGGTGGCGTCCGGCGCGCGAGGGCACGCAGCCGGGCGAACAGGGCGCGGAGCCGACCAACTGGGGCTCCTTCTTCTCCGGACCGGCCTGGCAGCTCGACCCGCAGACCGGCGAGTACTACCTCCACCTGTTCTCGCGCAAGCAGCCGGACCTCAACTGGGAGAACCCGGAGGTGCGCGACGCGGTCTACGAGATGATGAACTGGTGGCTCGACCGCGGGGTCGACGGCTTCCGGATGGACGTCATCAACTTCATCTCCAAGGTCACCTCGCTGCCCGACGGGGTCGTCCCGGAGGGCGCCCTCTACGGCGACGCGTACCCGTACTTCGCGCAGGGCCCGCGCATCCACGAGTTCCTGCACGAGATGCACGAGCGCGTGTTCGCCGGGCGCGAGGACCGCTACCTGACCGTCGGCGAGATGCCGGGCGTCGACATCGAGCAGGCACGCAGGTTCACGGACCCCCGCAACGGCGAGCTCGACATGGTGTTCCAGTTCGAGCACGTCGACCTCGACCACGGACCGGGCGGCAAGTGGGACCACCGCCCGCTCAGCGTCCTCGACCTCAAGCGCAACCTCTCCACGTGGCAGGAGGGGCTCGCCGACCTCGGCTGGAACAGCCTGTACTGGAACAACCACGACCAGCCGCGCGTCGTCAGCCGCTTCGGCGACGACGGCGAGCACCGCATCCCGTCGGCGAAAGCGCTCGGCACCGTGCTGCACCTCATGCGCGGCACGCCGTACGTCTACCAGGGCGAGGAGCTCGGGATGACGAACGTCCCGTTCTCCTCGATCGACGACTTCCGCGACATCGAGTCGCTGAATCACTACGCGGAAGCCGTCGACATCCTGGGCGCTCCCGCGGAGGACGTGCTGGCGGCGCTGCGGCGGACCAGCCGCGACAATGCCCGCACGCCGATGCAGTGGACGTCCGGTCCGCACGCCGGCTTCACCACCGGGACGCCGTGGATCACGGTCAACCCGAACGCGGCCGAGATCAACGCCGAAGCCGAGGTGGCCGATCCGAACTCGGTGTTCGCCCACTACCGGGCGCTCATCGACCTGCGCCATCGGTCGGAGGTCGTCGCGACCGGGGACTACGCGCTCGTGCTTCCGGAGCATCCCCAGGTCTTCGCGTACACCCGCAGTCTCGGCGAGCGGTCGTTGCTGGTGCTGGCGAACCTCAGCAGCGAGCCGGCGACGTTCGATGCTGCGCAGCTTCCCGCCTGGGCGGTCGGTGGTGGCGATGCGCGTGCGGCCGAACTGGTGCTCTCCAACCTGGGCTCCGCGACCGAGGCGACGAGCGGATCGCTGCGCCCCTGGGAGGCCGTGGTCTACTCCCGGGCCTGA
- a CDS encoding SRPBCC family protein, producing the protein MGDTTREATMGNYVARAEIDVAAPRRAVWDVLTTNGARPEILFGAEVVSDWRLGSEIVWRGEWQGKAFEDHGRVIELEDREEPWRVVLTHFSPLSGLPDEPENYHTLRFELDEIPGGTRVTLDQDNNPTREAAEHSRANWAQMLEGVKTVAERDAR; encoded by the coding sequence ATGGGCGACACGACCCGGGAGGCGACGATGGGCAACTATGTGGCGCGTGCGGAGATCGACGTGGCCGCACCGCGGCGTGCGGTGTGGGATGTGCTGACCACGAACGGCGCGCGGCCGGAGATCCTGTTCGGCGCCGAGGTGGTGTCCGACTGGCGCCTGGGGTCGGAGATCGTCTGGCGCGGCGAATGGCAGGGCAAGGCGTTCGAGGACCACGGGCGGGTGATCGAACTGGAGGATCGCGAGGAGCCGTGGCGCGTGGTGCTGACGCATTTCAGCCCGTTGAGCGGCCTGCCCGACGAGCCGGAGAACTACCACACGCTTCGGTTCGAGCTGGATGAGATCCCCGGCGGAACGCGGGTGACGCTCGACCAGGACAACAACCCGACGCGGGAGGCCGCCGAGCACTCCCGGGCGAACTGGGCGCAGATGCTGGAGGGCGTGAAGACGGTGGCCGAGCGCGACGCGCGGTAG
- a CDS encoding TetR/AcrR family transcriptional regulator, which yields MGRTPDPNRKPELLGRIMEHVATEPLSRMTFRSLASALGVSTYSFVYHFGSRQEMIDAILEEGVRQQTESLAGVDVTAFDRDQFHDWYKEAFRHSLRESNRTGLRLQFEAGALEPIDPDIGKRVTTSFMQWRDTVKAWLKKQGVETRRAGILATWLVDSAAGLHFGFLMTGDRNGTVQAFDVFLVAFLREAFDA from the coding sequence GTGGGACGCACACCAGATCCGAACCGCAAACCGGAACTGCTCGGCCGCATCATGGAGCACGTGGCGACGGAGCCGCTCTCCCGCATGACCTTCCGCAGCCTGGCCAGCGCCCTCGGGGTGAGCACCTACTCGTTCGTGTACCACTTCGGCTCCCGCCAGGAGATGATCGACGCCATCCTCGAAGAGGGCGTCCGTCAGCAGACCGAGTCGCTCGCCGGTGTCGACGTGACGGCGTTCGACCGCGACCAGTTCCACGACTGGTACAAGGAGGCGTTCCGCCACTCCCTGCGCGAGAGCAACCGCACCGGACTGCGGCTGCAGTTCGAGGCGGGAGCGCTGGAGCCGATCGACCCCGACATCGGCAAGCGCGTGACGACGTCCTTCATGCAGTGGCGCGACACGGTCAAAGCGTGGCTCAAGAAGCAGGGCGTCGAGACCCGGCGGGCGGGCATCCTCGCCACCTGGCTCGTCGACTCCGCGGCCGGACTCCACTTCGGCTTCCTGATGACCGGCGACCGGAACGGCACCGTGCAGGCGTTCGACGTGTTCCTCGTCGCGTTCCTCCGCGAAGCCTTCGACGCCTGA
- a CDS encoding transglycosylase domain-containing protein has product MRWGWAPALAGFVALSGLAGVLAAAAVTPAVALTGSAADSTISVFDGLPEYIKVEPLAQASTMYALSHGQQVPIASFYSQNRVEVGWDGISQNLKDAAIATEDPRFYEHGGVDVTGTVRGAVLTALHKSVQGGSSITQQYVKNILVQRCENKQPDPTASDAVQKKQLTIYEACYDDATKVDPSRKLKEMRYAIGLEKEYSKNDILQSYLNIALFGGRVYGVQSAAEYYFGVAAKDVNIQQAATLIAILNNPDNLRIDRPDDKENGAANGYKETLDRRNYVLDRMLANGKITKEEHDAARATKVEPKITPTQNGCMTAQQYNAAFFCDYVERTIELNPIFGKTEDDRSNFLTRGGLKIYTTLNLDLQSQAQEAISAYIPPADPRLDVGSSNVSVEVGTGRVVTMVQNRPYDNTANPAPATTAVNYNTDYDYGGSEGFQTGSAYKVFDLLEWLQEGHSLYQTVSGTQHVFPQTQFHASDPCNDIGGAPWNVSNDEGESVTATTVMNATAQSINTVFAKMATQLDLCGIKQRAQDLLVHGADESANRFMANPSAVLGTNYIAPITMATAYAGLANNGVACSPIAIDKIVDADGAEHAVPKSTCSPTPIDPQVAAAAIYALQGVLRGGGTAASANPGDGIPIFGKTGTTDNSVENWLVTSTTKVAQATWVGNVQGGVALRSVGFQGVGGGNVKFSIAKRILTALNAAYGGGAFPSPSGKFTTAPVAPKPPTAPGAPTAPAPGAGGNPGNGGGQGGGPGKPGKP; this is encoded by the coding sequence ATGAGATGGGGATGGGCGCCTGCCCTGGCCGGCTTCGTGGCACTGAGCGGGCTTGCCGGCGTGCTGGCTGCGGCGGCTGTGACACCGGCTGTCGCGCTCACCGGCAGCGCGGCCGATTCGACCATCAGCGTCTTCGACGGGCTGCCGGAATACATCAAGGTCGAGCCGCTCGCGCAGGCGTCGACGATGTACGCGCTCAGCCACGGCCAGCAGGTCCCGATCGCCAGCTTCTACTCCCAGAACCGCGTCGAGGTCGGCTGGGACGGCATCTCGCAGAACCTCAAGGACGCCGCGATCGCCACGGAGGATCCGCGGTTCTATGAGCACGGAGGCGTGGATGTCACGGGCACCGTGCGCGGGGCCGTCCTGACGGCGCTGCACAAATCCGTGCAGGGTGGATCCTCGATCACCCAGCAGTACGTCAAGAACATCCTCGTGCAGCGCTGCGAGAACAAGCAGCCCGACCCGACCGCGAGCGATGCGGTCCAGAAGAAGCAGCTGACCATCTACGAGGCCTGCTACGACGACGCCACGAAGGTGGACCCGTCGCGCAAGCTGAAGGAGATGCGCTACGCGATCGGGCTCGAGAAGGAGTACTCGAAGAACGACATCCTTCAGAGCTACCTGAACATCGCGCTCTTCGGCGGCCGTGTGTACGGCGTCCAGTCCGCCGCCGAGTACTACTTCGGTGTCGCGGCGAAGGATGTGAACATCCAGCAGGCGGCGACCCTCATCGCCATCCTCAACAACCCCGACAACCTGCGCATCGACCGTCCGGACGACAAGGAGAACGGCGCGGCCAACGGGTACAAGGAGACCCTCGACCGGCGCAACTACGTGCTCGACCGGATGCTCGCCAACGGGAAGATCACCAAGGAGGAGCACGACGCTGCGCGCGCCACCAAGGTGGAGCCGAAGATCACTCCGACCCAGAACGGCTGCATGACGGCGCAGCAGTACAACGCCGCGTTCTTCTGCGACTACGTCGAGCGCACCATCGAACTGAACCCCATCTTCGGCAAGACGGAGGACGACCGTTCCAACTTCCTCACCCGCGGCGGCCTCAAGATCTACACGACGCTCAACCTCGACCTGCAGAGCCAAGCGCAGGAGGCCATCAGCGCGTACATCCCGCCCGCCGACCCGCGCCTCGACGTCGGATCGTCGAACGTCTCGGTCGAGGTCGGCACCGGGCGCGTCGTCACCATGGTGCAGAACCGCCCGTACGACAACACGGCCAATCCCGCTCCGGCGACCACGGCCGTCAACTACAACACCGACTACGACTACGGAGGCTCCGAGGGCTTCCAGACCGGTTCGGCCTATAAGGTGTTCGACCTGCTGGAGTGGCTGCAGGAGGGGCATTCCCTCTACCAGACGGTGAGCGGAACCCAGCACGTCTTCCCGCAGACGCAGTTCCACGCGAGCGACCCGTGCAATGACATCGGCGGCGCCCCCTGGAACGTGTCGAACGACGAGGGCGAGAGCGTCACGGCGACGACCGTGATGAACGCGACCGCGCAGTCCATCAACACGGTCTTCGCGAAGATGGCGACCCAGCTCGACCTCTGCGGCATCAAGCAGCGCGCACAGGATCTGCTGGTCCACGGCGCCGACGAGTCGGCCAACCGGTTCATGGCCAACCCGTCGGCCGTGCTCGGGACGAACTACATCGCCCCGATCACCATGGCGACCGCGTACGCGGGACTCGCCAACAACGGCGTCGCCTGCAGCCCGATCGCGATCGACAAGATCGTCGACGCCGACGGCGCTGAGCACGCGGTGCCCAAGTCGACGTGCTCGCCGACTCCGATCGACCCGCAGGTCGCCGCTGCCGCGATCTACGCCCTGCAGGGCGTGCTGCGCGGTGGCGGAACAGCGGCGTCGGCCAACCCCGGCGACGGCATCCCGATCTTCGGCAAGACCGGCACGACGGACAACTCCGTCGAGAACTGGCTCGTCACCTCCACCACCAAGGTCGCCCAGGCCACCTGGGTCGGCAACGTCCAGGGCGGGGTGGCGCTCCGGAGCGTCGGCTTCCAGGGCGTCGGAGGCGGCAACGTCAAGTTCTCGATCGCCAAGCGCATCCTGACCGCACTGAACGCGGCCTACGGTGGTGGGGCTTTCCCGTCGCCGAGCGGCAAGTTCACGACGGCTCCGGTCGCGCCCAAGCCGCCGACCGCTCCGGGAGCGCCCACAGCACCCGCTCCGGGAGCCGGTGGGAACCCCGGTAACGGCGGCGGTCAGGGCGGCGGTCCAGGCAAGCCCGGCAAGCCCTGA
- a CDS encoding MarR family transcriptional regulator, giving the protein MAESATAAEPTKRTRISAVSAWESLFRAQVAVMRTLAAEFPTRDISFNEYDVLFNLSRQPNRQLRLRDLNKHVLLTQPSVSRLVDRLVARGLVAKCPEPSDARGTVIRLTDTGYDMFRRVAVDHMKTITDRVGGRLTPEELETLAVLCDKLRDPS; this is encoded by the coding sequence ATGGCCGAGAGCGCGACGGCGGCGGAGCCCACGAAACGTACCCGAATCAGCGCCGTCTCCGCGTGGGAGTCTCTGTTCCGGGCCCAGGTGGCCGTGATGCGGACGCTGGCGGCCGAGTTCCCCACCCGCGACATCTCGTTCAACGAGTACGACGTGCTGTTCAACCTGTCGCGCCAGCCGAACCGTCAACTGCGTCTGCGCGATCTGAACAAGCACGTGCTGCTCACCCAGCCGAGTGTCAGCCGTCTCGTCGATCGGCTCGTCGCACGCGGACTGGTGGCGAAATGCCCTGAGCCGTCCGATGCGCGCGGCACGGTGATCCGGCTGACCGACACGGGATACGACATGTTCCGCCGTGTCGCCGTCGATCATATGAAGACCATCACAGATCGGGTCGGCGGCCGGTTGACCCCGGAAGAGCTGGAGACCCTCGCCGTGCTCTGCGACAAGCTGCGCGACCCGTCCTGA
- a CDS encoding DoxX family protein produces MSPRATSRPSTRDLGLLLLRIAVGGILIAHGIQKLFVYTLPGVTESFAGMGVPAAELVAPAVATIELLGGALIVAGVGTRIAGLFAAVAMLGAVFTAHLSAGFFASDGGFEFPLLLACAAVALALTGPGRLSLHAAVLHGRMPLAA; encoded by the coding sequence ATGAGCCCACGTGCAACGTCTCGACCGTCGACTCGCGACCTCGGTCTGCTCCTGCTCCGCATCGCCGTCGGAGGCATACTCATCGCCCACGGCATCCAGAAGCTGTTCGTCTACACCCTGCCCGGGGTGACGGAATCCTTCGCAGGGATGGGAGTCCCCGCCGCGGAACTCGTGGCGCCGGCGGTCGCGACCATCGAGCTGCTCGGAGGCGCGCTCATCGTGGCGGGAGTCGGCACACGCATCGCCGGGCTCTTCGCCGCGGTCGCAATGCTGGGCGCGGTATTCACCGCGCACCTCTCCGCCGGGTTCTTCGCCAGTGACGGCGGATTCGAGTTCCCGCTGCTGCTGGCCTGTGCGGCCGTCGCACTCGCCTTGACCGGTCCCGGACGCCTGTCCTTGCACGCGGCCGTCCTGCATGGGCGGATGCCGTTGGCGGCCTGA
- a CDS encoding histidine ammonia-lyase, translating into MSVAFPEGMISVTTADGDIVILRICDLCGAAVVEGEGTDLAFHKRWHRLTGSGNWIDPATGRHHGPGNPAFPGASHA; encoded by the coding sequence ATGAGCGTTGCATTCCCAGAGGGGATGATCTCAGTCACGACCGCGGACGGCGACATCGTCATCCTCCGCATCTGTGATCTGTGCGGTGCGGCCGTCGTCGAAGGTGAGGGCACCGACCTCGCGTTCCACAAACGCTGGCACCGGCTCACCGGCTCGGGCAACTGGATCGACCCGGCGACCGGCCGCCACCACGGCCCAGGGAACCCGGCCTTCCCGGGCGCGTCGCACGCCTGA
- a CDS encoding excisionase family DNA-binding protein has product MDDPTFLLPEVAASRLGVGELQVHELIAAGGIRTVFYRGAVRIALDEVNRYLESLSGVGTQRVGR; this is encoded by the coding sequence GTGGACGACCCGACTTTTCTCCTCCCCGAGGTGGCCGCTTCCCGGCTCGGCGTCGGAGAGTTGCAGGTGCATGAACTCATCGCTGCCGGCGGAATTCGGACCGTGTTCTACCGCGGAGCCGTACGGATAGCACTCGACGAAGTGAACCGTTATCTCGAGAGCCTGTCGGGTGTCGGGACTCAACGGGTTGGAAGGTGA
- a CDS encoding PadR family transcriptional regulator produces the protein MAKRAVSNPLALAVLACLWERPMYPYEMTTTMKERGKEDSIRLNFGSLYAVIKSLEKHGFIEVAQTEREGNRPERVVYAITPAGRQEAEEWLRELVEIPVKEYPAIETGLSLLPMLPPDVAAELLERRRDRIDTDLAERTVLLAEAGSLPELFMVEFHYRMAVLQAERAFVADLAARIRDRSIGGYDWWEQLHELLAQGIGMEELRERIAAGAFGKEAAELFLS, from the coding sequence ATGGCGAAGCGCGCGGTATCCAACCCGCTGGCGTTGGCCGTTCTGGCCTGCCTCTGGGAGCGGCCGATGTACCCGTACGAGATGACGACGACCATGAAGGAGCGCGGCAAGGAAGACAGCATCCGCCTGAACTTCGGGTCGCTCTACGCCGTCATCAAGTCGCTCGAGAAGCACGGCTTCATCGAGGTGGCGCAGACCGAGCGCGAGGGCAACCGGCCGGAACGCGTCGTCTACGCGATCACTCCCGCCGGGCGGCAGGAGGCCGAGGAGTGGCTGCGGGAGCTCGTCGAGATCCCGGTCAAGGAGTACCCGGCGATCGAGACCGGGCTCTCGCTGCTCCCCATGCTGCCGCCGGACGTCGCGGCCGAACTGCTCGAACGTCGCCGCGACCGGATCGACACCGACCTTGCCGAGCGCACCGTGCTGCTCGCAGAAGCGGGCAGCCTCCCCGAACTCTTCATGGTCGAGTTCCACTACCGGATGGCCGTGCTGCAGGCGGAGCGCGCGTTCGTGGCCGACCTGGCCGCACGCATCCGTGACCGCTCGATCGGCGGCTACGACTGGTGGGAGCAGCTGCATGAGCTGCTCGCCCAGGGGATCGGCATGGAGGAGCTGCGCGAGCGCATCGCCGCGGGCGCCTTCGGGAAGGAGGCGGCCGAGCTGTTCCTGTCGTAA
- a CDS encoding ABC transporter ATP-binding protein, with translation MATANGPALAADHLVKTYPGGRGNPPLRALDDLGFEAEKGTVFALLGPNGAGKSTTMKILSTLTRPDSGTAYVAGIDVARHPARVRRALGFVAQKPVSDPMDTGVENLVLAGRLQGMSGREAAARARELLDRFGLTDHARRQVKTYSGGMARKLDVAIGLMHRPEVLFLDEPTTGLDPEARAELWLELERMTTAENLTVLLTTHYLDEADRLADRLAIVDHGRVVAGGTPEELKNDLRGDAVIVELAGDADPFAGLTALQRVDALREVGGDGRTLRARADNGAATLPLALAALEAAGVAVASATVARPSLDDVYLRHTGRTFTRAQESAEFVLENAS, from the coding sequence ATGGCAACCGCAAACGGTCCGGCGCTCGCCGCCGACCACCTCGTGAAGACGTATCCGGGAGGGCGGGGGAACCCTCCGCTCCGCGCCCTCGACGACCTCGGCTTCGAAGCCGAGAAAGGCACCGTGTTCGCCCTGCTCGGCCCCAACGGCGCCGGCAAGTCGACGACCATGAAGATCCTGTCGACGCTCACCCGCCCGGACTCGGGAACGGCCTACGTCGCGGGAATCGATGTCGCGCGTCATCCGGCACGCGTGCGCCGAGCCCTCGGGTTCGTCGCCCAGAAGCCGGTCTCCGATCCGATGGACACCGGAGTGGAGAACCTCGTGCTCGCCGGCCGACTGCAGGGCATGTCCGGCCGGGAGGCCGCGGCCCGCGCACGCGAACTGCTCGACCGGTTCGGCCTGACCGATCACGCCCGCCGTCAGGTCAAGACGTACTCGGGCGGCATGGCGCGAAAGCTGGATGTGGCGATCGGCCTCATGCACCGGCCGGAGGTGCTGTTCCTCGACGAACCGACCACCGGCCTCGACCCGGAGGCGCGCGCCGAGCTCTGGCTGGAGCTGGAGCGGATGACCACCGCCGAGAACCTGACGGTGCTGCTGACGACGCACTACCTCGACGAGGCAGACCGCCTGGCCGACCGGCTGGCGATCGTCGACCACGGCCGGGTCGTCGCCGGCGGGACTCCCGAGGAACTCAAGAACGACCTCCGCGGCGATGCCGTGATCGTCGAACTGGCCGGCGACGCGGATCCGTTCGCGGGGCTCACCGCCCTGCAGCGGGTGGATGCGCTCCGCGAGGTGGGCGGAGACGGCCGCACCCTGCGCGCCCGCGCCGACAACGGCGCTGCGACGCTCCCTCTGGCACTCGCCGCGCTGGAGGCCGCGGGCGTCGCCGTCGCCTCCGCCACTGTCGCCCGACCGAGTCTGGACGACGTCTACCTGCGGCACACCGGCCGCACATTCACGCGGGCGCAGGAGTCCGCCGAGTTCGTCCTGGAGAACGCATCATGA
- a CDS encoding ABC transporter permease → MTTTALPASRPQRRNGPTFLTHTLLLTGRQLRAAWRMPAFLVMNLVQPVIWLLLFGQLFKSVIDIPGFGVGQSYLEYLTPGVVMMLALFGSAWSGTVYIQDMDRGVMDRFLTSPTNRGAMIVSTLVYQSLLAVVQSLVVVGIAFWAGARFEGGAVGILLLLLGVVLLTAVFCSLSNAVALLAREQTALIGISQLITLPLMFLSSAIMNTKLSPEWVQNVSAYNPFEWAVIVGRQALSAHPDWATLWAHAGLLAALAVVMAAWATSAFRVYQRSA, encoded by the coding sequence ATGACCACGACCGCCCTTCCCGCATCCCGCCCGCAGCGGCGGAACGGCCCCACGTTCCTGACGCACACGCTGCTGCTGACCGGACGGCAGCTGCGCGCCGCCTGGCGGATGCCGGCCTTCCTGGTGATGAACCTGGTGCAGCCGGTGATCTGGCTCCTGCTGTTCGGTCAGCTGTTCAAGTCGGTGATCGACATCCCGGGCTTCGGCGTCGGGCAGAGCTACCTGGAGTACCTGACGCCCGGCGTCGTCATGATGCTGGCGTTATTCGGGTCTGCGTGGTCAGGGACCGTCTACATCCAGGACATGGATCGCGGCGTGATGGACCGCTTCCTCACCTCGCCGACGAACCGCGGGGCGATGATCGTGTCGACGCTCGTGTACCAGTCTCTGCTCGCGGTGGTGCAGTCGCTGGTGGTGGTCGGCATCGCGTTCTGGGCAGGGGCTCGCTTCGAGGGAGGTGCCGTCGGCATCCTGCTCCTCCTCCTCGGAGTGGTGCTGCTGACCGCGGTCTTCTGCTCGCTGTCGAACGCGGTCGCGCTGCTGGCTCGTGAGCAGACGGCGCTGATCGGCATCTCGCAGCTCATCACGCTGCCGCTGATGTTCCTCAGCTCGGCGATCATGAACACGAAGCTCTCGCCGGAGTGGGTGCAGAACGTCTCGGCCTACAACCCGTTCGAGTGGGCGGTGATCGTCGGTCGCCAGGCGCTCAGCGCACATCCCGACTGGGCGACACTGTGGGCGCACGCCGGTCTGCTGGCGGCACTCGCGGTCGTCATGGCCGCCTGGGCGACCAGCGCCTTCCGCGTCTACCAGCGCTCCGCCTAG